The following is a genomic window from Desulfofarcimen acetoxidans DSM 771.
TGTAACTTTTGCATGGTGTCCATAGGTCTTAATCTTTTTTTGCTCACCTTTTGGGAACCATGCTCGTTGTAAACCTTGATAGTCCCTAATGTGAGATGCATCCACATATAGGAGTATTTCACATTCAGTGAGATTTTTTTAACTCTTCCAGCTCATCTTGAAAAGCTTTTTGTTTTTCCGGATCAGCTTTGGCTAATACATAAGTGGGACGATTATAACGAAAATCCATCTTAAGAAGCATGCGCCAAACACCATCTGATGTATATTTAACGCCGTATGTATCATGAATGTAAGCAGCGAGGGTTTTACAATTCCAAGTAGTATGGGTACTAAAACCAACCTCTGATGGTGATTGTTTCAGTACCTCTTTGACCTCTTCTTTTTGTTCATTGGTTAGCCTTGGCGGTCTTCCCGGTTTTTTTGATACATGAAGCAGTTTTTCAACTCCACCTTCATTAAAGTAAGCAACGTATTTTCTTATGGTTTGTTCACTTATATCAAGATATTCGGCAATCTGCTTTGCTTGTCTCCCTTTCATGACAAGAATAACAGCTTGAACTCTGCATCTTAGTTTATATGGTGTTTCTCTTTTTATCTTATTCAAATCCTCAATGGTTAAATTTTGTGGATTGTTTAAATGCAATTTCCTCATGGTAATAATACCCCTCCCCACACTTGATTCTATTTTACAGGATAGGAGTAAAAATTACCATTACTTTATTAATCGTTTCTATATAGTAACTGATGAAATGCCGTGAATAGGCAGTTATCTGATTCGACAAGAACAGTAATATGAGTATGGGAGAAATAAATCATGATTAATAAATATCTTCTTTATATAGATATATTAGGTTTTTCTAATTTAGTTAAAAATGACTATACTAAAATTGATAAAATTTATAAGTTAATTAACTCTTTAAATGTTCATAAGCATTATGCGTTTAATACAATTGTTTTTTCAGATACAATTTTAGTCTACAATTCAAAAGAGCCACGGTCAGAAGAGGAACATAAATACTTAGTAATGTATGCTGTAGAGTTTGCTCAGGATTTATGGTTTCGAACCGTTGGGAAAGAAATCTTTTTTAGAGGCATATTGCGTTACGGCCCATTTAATCACAATAAACTGAGCCATATTGATGCTTTTTACGGGGATGCTCTAATAGAGTCATACTTAAAAGAAAAAGATTTAAATTGTTGTGGGCTATTTATTGATAATAGCTGTATTAAGTATAATGATATATTTCCAACACTAAAATACGATAAAAATTTAAACTATGTATTTTATCTTCAAAGTTTAGAACGTTTAATGTTAAATACAGATGGAAATTTATCTACGGATCCTTTTTTTCTGAATTCTACTTACGATTATTGGAGTATACTCTGGGATCTTAGGTATCTGAGAGATATCAATAATTTAATGACGAATCATCCCGAACCCAAAGTTAGGAGTAAGTATCTTATTACTTGGCATATTTACAGAGCAAGATATCGAAAAATATTAGACTTATTAGAACAAGCCGATTTTAACCCTCTTGTAATATGTAATGAATATGATTGGTCTGAAATGGAAGAATCTTTTTCGGAGCAAATAGAATCTTGGTATGAGTAACAAATAAGCCAAAGGAAACGGTTTACCTTCGGCTTATTATTTTCTAATCCAAACCTCTCCAACACACACCACCTCATCATAATGCAAATTACAACAACCCCTTCTCCGTAAGACACTGGTACTGGGGCAAATAAATATGCCGCTTAAACTTACAATCTGCCGGGACATATCTTATGACAGCACAATGTGTTACCCGGCATCTCTGGTCGATCCACTCAAGCAAAGGGAATCTCTTTTTTTGTTAAAGGTGGTTTACACGACATTGCAAATAGAGTCAGACACACGCCAATAAGGTCAAATAAGAGACCTATTGTTGTTCTAATTTTTGATATTATAAAATAACCTTTTTCATGAATTTTCATCAAGAATTACTAAGAGAAACAGCGCAAATAACCAATAATGAAAGTAAACAGAACATAAAACATTATTTTATACCTAATAACAGTTGCCAACACACTATAGATATGTTATTATAAAATTGTAAGGTGCGCCCATCATAAATGGGCACTTTTTTATACTTTTTTATGCTATATTGAGACGACGTTAAAAGAATCTTTACCCTGTTTTTATCCAGTCCGCCGCCGGAATTCCGGCGTTTTTTTTATGTCAATTTTGAAGGAGGAATATTATGCAAGGTGAAAGACGAAAAGCAACTTTTACCATACCAGAAACAGCAAAGCTACTTGGTATTAGTCGAGCGCATGCTTATGAATTGGTTAAAATAGGAAAGATTCCTGCTATTCGATTAGGTGCCAAACGTCTAATCATTCCAGTTGAAGCAATTGAGCGATTGCTTTCAGCTTATTAATTTCAAGGAGGGGTTTAAGAGTATGAAAAAGGAAGCTTATTCGATTCCCGAAACTGCCAAAATTTTAGGAATTGGCCGCAGTTTAGCTTATCAACTAGCCAGGGAGGGAAAGTTAAAAACCGTAAAACTCGGTAAGAGATTAATTGTGCCGGCAAAAGTAATCGAACAGATGCTATCCGCTTGTGGTTAAAGTCGGCAGCATCTTTCTTTTATTTAAAGATAACACAAAAGGAGATTTCAAAAGACAAAACCCGGCAGCTACCGGGCGTAAGGAAGTCAAATATTGCAAATTGGAGGCGTGATTTATATATGACTAACAATGACAAATACAAAATTATACTTTCAAAATTAGGAATTACCCCAAAAACGGTTAATGGACATACTGCCCAGTGCCCCGTTAAATCACATAACGACGCTAAAAATAGTCTATCAGTATGTTTGGACAATGACAACAGAATTCTTTTAAAATGTCACGCCGGTTATCCTATAGAAAGGCCATTGGCTTAAACTATCAATTCTTGAAGCAATTTAATTTTAACACATACAAAACAACACACAAGGACTATTTAGGGCGTGATTTAAAATGAATAATGGAAAATATGAGCTTATTCTTTCGCGTTTAGAAAATGTTCAAGTAAGTGGCAATGGATATACTGCCCGGTGCCCCGTTGAATCACATAATGATACTAAGAACAGCCTATCAATAAGAACTGGTAATGACAACAGAATTCTTTTAAAATGTCACGCCGGTTGCTCTATAGAGGATATTGTTCGAGCCCTTGGCTTAACGATGCGCGATTTGTTTCCTTTTCCTAATCATCAAAACAATGACCGTAATAACGCTTCGGGTATTACTTTGAAAGAACTGGCGACAGATAAATATATGCCAATAAATTTTCTAACTTCACTAGGAGTTTACCAATCTGGCCGGGTAGTTAAAATCCCTTATCGTCTTGAGGACGGCTCCCCTGCCCCCCGACAGCGGTTAAGAACAGCTTTAAAGGCTAAAGACGGCAGTCGGTGGGCAAAGGGCGAAGGAAGTCCAGTGCCGTATGGACTTTGGAAATTACGAGAAGCGAGAGATGCCGGACAGATTGTTCTATGTGAGGGTGAGTCAGATGCCTGGACACTCTGGTATCATGGCTTTCCTGCAATGGGTCTGCCTGGTGCAGATATGACAAAAAAACTAAAGATAGCTCATTTCCAGGATATAAGTCGGGTTTACGTGATTCGCGAACCTGATCAAGGTGGAGATACATTTGTCAATGGAATGACTAAGCAGTTCTCCGGATGGCGCAGCTGGCGGGGTGAGCTATTCGAGGTAAGGCTTAGTGAGTCAACCGGGGCGAAAGATCCCAATGATTTACACAAACAAGACCCGGATAATTTTAAGAATGTTTTTATGGAGGTTTTAAGTGCGGCGAAGCCACTTGAAATAGTTAACCAAAATCTAAAATCAGAAGCAAAACATATGTTTGCCAATGGAAATAATTTAACCGATTTAGGTAATACCCGCCGCCTTGTTACACAGCATGGGCAAACTATTCGATACTGCCACATTTGGAAAAAGTGGCTTATATGGAACGGCAAGTTTTGGGAGATTGACAATACCGGTGCAGTAGTGCGTTTAGCCAAAAATACCGTGATGAGTATCTATGCAGAGGCATCAAAAGAATCAGATGAAGGTCTGCGAAAAGCGTTAGTGGATCACGCCAGAAAGTCTGAGGCTGCTTCTCGTATCAAAGCCATGATAACCCTGGCGGAATCCGAAGAAGGTATACCTATAAGCCCGGATCAATTAGATAACAACCGATGGTTATTAAATTGTTTAAATGGCACTGTTGATCTTAAAACCGGCAAATTGTTACCTCACAGGCGTGATGACTACATAACAAAGATTGCCCCAGTAGAATATAGGCCCGATGTGGAATGTCCTATATGGCATACTTTTCTAAATGAAATAATGGAAGATAATCAAAATCTAGTTAGTTTTCTTCAAAGAGCTGCCGGTATGTGTTTAACGGGTGATGTTTCCGAACATGTATTATTTGTTCTTCATGGAAATGGCCGAAATGGGAAAAGTACACTTTTAAACATTATGTTAGATATAATGAATGATTACTCAATTCAGGCACCACCCGATCTTTTAATGGCAAAGCATAACGAACGTCACCCAACCGAACTGGCAGACCTGTTTGGAAAACGATTAGTGGTATCAATCGAAAGTGACGAGGGCCGCAGAATGGCAGAATCGCTAATTAAACAGCTGACAGGCGGTGACAAAATTAAGGCCCGCCGCATGCGAGAGGATTTTTGGGAATTTTGGCCTAGCCATAAATTATGGCTGGCAACAAACCATAAGCCACAGGTACGAGGAACAGATACGGCAATTTGGAGTCGATTAAAACTAATCCCATTTAACGTATCTTTTGCGGGTAGAGAGAACAAACAACTACCCGCAAAACTACTTACAGAAAAGCCGGGTATTTTTAAATGGTTGGTTGAAGGTTGTCTGGCCTGGCAACGGGAAGGACTGGGAGTACCTGACGAGGTACAGGCGGCAACTGAAATTTACCGCACTGAACAAGATACTTTAGGAAATTTTCTTACAGAACATTGCATTACTAACCCACTAGTCAGAGTACCAGCCAGTGATATATATCGTGCCTATAAAGCCTGGTGTGAGAATAATAACGAATATGTTTTATCACAAAAGATTTTTGGCACAAGGCTATCAGAACGAGGATTCAATAAATCCCGCGGTACCAAGACCGGTGGTTATGTATGGTATGGTATTGGATTACTGAACGATCTGAACGATACTGAACGATTTTCCTATATAACAGCTTCACGAGAAAATAAAAGTGAGTTTATACGGAAAATCGAATTTAATCGTTCAGTTCCTTCAGTGGATAAGGAAAATAATGTTAATAGTAAGAATTTTGCTTGGGAAGGTGATTTACATAAATTACCTATTTAACGATATACTGAATCAATTAACTGACTATGGTGTTAATATAACTGTTAATGGAGGCCAAGTGCGATTACAAATGCCATGGCCTCCTGATCAGGCACCACCTGACGTAAGATTTTTGTTGCGGCAATTAAAAACACATGCATCACATATACAATCGCAACCGATATCCTTATATGCTAAGAATTTTTACGGCGGGCCTAACAGCCTCCCGGCACAAGAATGGCAAAAACTTTATCAAAAAACCGTTACTAAAATCAAGCATACCAAACAGCAGGACGAATATAGCCGGTTATTGATTGAAGCACTTTATTATAATAACTGCTACCGATTCTTAACCCACAAAAAAGGAATCAATCCATATAAGCATGTTGTAGAAAATTTAATAATGAGTTGAAGCAATTAACGCTAGTAATTGAGGAGCATTGAATATGAAATATATTTACCGCGAAAACCTAAAAAAAGAAGCATGGGAAGCATTACAACTCTACAATTTAAAAGATCCACGGGATTTAAATCACGCTGTTCATTATGCTGAAACCATCCTTCGCACATGGTATTATAGAAGCCGTCAAATTGCACGGAGAGAGAAAAGAACTCATCCTGGGTTTAAGGTCTATGTAGCAGCTATTATGGCGGATTCTAAACAAAGTTTTGAACCATCTATAAGAAAAAAGTTAATTAAATCTTACGGAAAAAAACCTGGAAAAATACAACCCGGTTGTTCTGTTTGGGTAGGAGATCCCTTGAAACGCTAATTTAAGAGGGCAAGATAATTTTTGCATTAAGATAAGAACGAGTTAACGATAATATACAGGAGGCATATCCATTGCAGAAAGTAAACTGTCCTATTTGCAGTGAACTAACAGTAAAAACCGAATTTGATTTTTGGAGATGCCCAAGCTGCCGGTGTGAGATTTGGCCGGCTGATGATATGCCCGAAAAGAAAAAGCCGGTAATAACAGACGAAGAAATTAAAGAGGTTTACAAGGAAAGTTTAAGGCAAGGTATTCGTAATGGTAGCGGAAGCGGCAATCGGCGTAATCGAAACAAGAAACATCCTACCTCTCGATACATTAACCCTTTTGCATGATCTCAAAAAACAAGAAAAGAAGGCAGGTGATAACCAATGAAGGGGCATGGTGAAAAATTGACCCGAAAAATGGAATTAGCTGTAGCAGCTCTACTGACAGCCCCGACGATAGGATTGGCAGCGCAAAAGGTCGGAATATCGGAGATCACTCTTTGGCGATGGCTACAGACAGAAGAATTTAAAGGTCGTTATGCGGAAGCCAAACGGCAAGCTGTTGGACAAGCTATTGCCAGGTTACAACAGTCCACTGTTAAGGCAGTGGATGCCTTGGAGGAAATAGTAAGCGATGTAGATGCCAAAGATACTGCCAGAGTTGCAGCTGCCAAAATAATCCTTGAAACGGCCCTAAGAGGGATTGAGATTGAAGACCTGGCTGCAAGGGTTGAGCTACTAGAAAAGTTAGCTAAAGATAAAGATATGGTGATGTAAATGGGCTTAAAAGAGAAAGTGAAAAGAATTGAAAACCGGATGGGTATATCATCATATGAAATACAGCTTATCTTTGAGGGTATGCCACCTAGCACACCAATAATCGTATCAAAGGATACTTGGTATAAAATCAGGCACAATTTATTAATATCTTCATTTGGACAGGAAGCTGAAAAAGAACACGACAGACAAGATATAGCACACAGTAAACTGCTGATAATTAAATTCACAGGAGAGAATGACCTCGAAGATTAGGCGTATTCAATAATTAGAGGTTCCGAATGCGTAAATTGAGTGGAAAAGCTATTCAAGAAAGGAGGTGAGCATCATATATGAATATATGGGCCCGATTAATGCGCTTAGAAGAAAAAAGCCAAGCGGCACATAAAAAAGCCACGATCTGCCCGGTGTTTATCCATGCAGGTGTTGCAAAAATTCCAAGTTTAGGATATGTATTTAGCGAGCAAGAGGGGCTGGCCTTTATGGAGTCCAACGAGGATAAATTTATGTTTGTTACGCTGCCTATACCAAGGTCAGACAGCGGAAAATGAAAGAAAAGCAATGATCTATTGGTATATAAGTAAATACGAAAATCAAAGATGCATTTTGCAAAATAATTAAGGAGTGATTTTGATGAATTACATTGACCAACAAAATGTAAATTATTTAAAAGCGGCATTAAATAATACTAACTATAAACCCAGACAATACAACGACTGGTATCAAGTCGCCAACCAGCAAATTGCCAGCCCTGATTATTCCTCTCTTTTCAGGCAAGCATATCAGGGCAGGGATACAGGAATTAATAGGCTTAAATCAGCCTTTAGTAATGCAATGACAGGCATTAAAAACTCTTATAATGATTCAAAACAGAACCTAACTACTCAGCAGACTAATAATGTAAACTCTGCTCTGACTAATGCTGCTGCCGGTGGATTGGGAGGCAGCGACCTGGCTAACTATCGCAGGGATAAAATAAAAGATACCTACCAACCTTCATTTGATAGACTTGACCGGGAAAAGACAATTAGTATTAATGCGGCAAAAAATAATTATGGTAATAATTTAGAAGATTTATATCAAAAATACCGGGAATCGGTTGCAGGTATTAACGCCCAAAAAGAAGATCGAGGCTTAAAGGTAGCTTCCGAAGCAACCAGGCTATTGCAGCAGGATCAAAAAGGATACCGTGATTGGAGCAGAGATGTAGCTAAGATGCTCCAGGACTATAGCCAGAATCAACAAAAAATGGAGTACCAACAACAGCAAGACGCTTTTCAAAATTCACTTGCTCAGGCAAGGTTTGATTGGGATCAGAAACAAACACTGCTTCCCTACACAATGGGTCCGACACCTGCACAAATGTTACCGTATAAATATCCTTCTGCCAATTCTCTCTTGCCATATAATATGGGGCCAACACCTTTGCAGCAAGCTTCATTATTAAATAATGGCAGCGGAAATAATAAATCTGCTGCCATTTCTGCTGCTTATCAGGCATTATTAAATAATCCGCAGGCATATATGGATCCTAGCTTTATGTCAGATTTCTTTGCGTCAGGACTAACTCCTAGTGATTTCAATACTATCTATAATATTATGTATGGCGGTAGTAGCGGTAATGGCGGAATATCTAACGAAGCACAAAACGAAATTAATAAAAAATTACAACTTAACAATGGGTAGGTGAAAAACAATATGGCTTACCGCTTTCCTGATAACCTTTATTTAGGCCCGTACAATAACAACTTTAACCCAAACGATTATATTAAGTCTTCTAATACTGATGCAATTCAAAGGATGCTTAATTATTCACCCAATAATAATCCTGATTACAGCAGCTTTAAAAATTTCAATCCTGAATCACTGCAAAAAATAGCGGAAGAATCAGGGCGTGATAGTGTACCGGAAGAATGGAATAGCATGGAATTTGCAAAAAATATTCCTGCTCCTACTCCTAATTCTGATAATAATATCAAAATCCCAAAAATAGAGTTTAAATTTGATATACCGCAACAATTTAAAGCAAATAATTTACTTCCTTCTCCTTACGCAGCACCTAAAGCAATACAGACACCTATTCAACAACAACAGTCGCAGCAACAATTAAAATCACAACAGTCGCAGCCACAATTGCAATTACCACAACAACAGCAGCCACAATTAAAATCACAACAACAGTCGCAGCAACAAACACCTCAAAACAATTTTAACACTATAGAAAATTCAGCTATTTGGAGAACATTAATTGGCGCTCCAGAAGAAGGATATACTACTAAATCAATGATAGACGATACCATTAACGCATTGCCAATGATAAGGGGAGCAGGAACAGCAGCCAAAGGAGCCTTAAATGCTGCTAAAAACATACCTATTGCCGGTAAGGCAATTAGCGGTATTTTAGGTTCTCCCGGTAAAGTGGCCGAAATAGTCAAGGAATTACCCACACCGGTTAAAATAGCTGCTGCCCCACCTACAGCTATAGCTGGTATGGAAACTTACCGCGGTGCAACTAACCCTGATATGAAAGAGAATAATTTCTTTACCCGTACTGGAGCAAGTCTCAGGGCAGGTGTCGGTGACGTTATTGAGAACATGGGCCAGGTTTCTAAATGGCAGGGTGCTGATAATATCGGCAATACACTTGTTAATGCCGGACAAAATCTAAGAACCGGATATGAAGTTAAGCCGCAGGAATTTACTTGGAAATCATTCTTTGACCCGGATTTCTATTCTTCTAACGTAGCCAGAACAGTACCGTTTACAATGTCCCTTATACCGGCAATGGCAGCAGGTTATAAAGGCGCAGGAGCAGCAGTAGGTAAAATTCTCAATCCATTTCAAAAAGCCATTATTTCTTCTCTGGGTGGTGCCGCGCTGTCCAGGCCGCTTGAATCAGCAATGGAAGCAGGTAATACCTATCAGGATGCAATTGCCAGGGGTATGACAGAAGAACAGGCTGATCAGGCCGCCAATTCTACTTTTAAGAAGAACCTGGCTTTGGCTGGGTTAGATGCGGCGCAATTAGCAGCAGCTTTTGCTCCGTCACCGATAAAAGCTACTACCAGACTTGGTAAGGCAGCCGTTGCCACCGGTAGAGTGGGTTTTGATGCTGTCACAGAGGGATTAGAGGAAGGTGTTCAAGAAGTATTCCAGAGACAAGCATTGGGTGATAAAATTGCCTTTGACGCAAGGATGCAAGAATCTATGGGTATCGGTGCTGTATTTGGTACCCACATGGGCGGCATTGGTGTGGTGCATGAAGCTATACAAAACAAAGTTATCGAAAAACTTCCTCCTGCCGGGCAGCAGGCATTTACTGATACTGTTAATGAATATGTTAATTCCGGTATGCCTCAGGAACAGGCAGTACAGGCTACATTTGATGATTTAGCTAATACTCAGATTGGTAAGGATATTGTTGTGGAAGCTACTCAGGAAGTTATATCTGAAAGACAAGGCTTAATTCGGAATTCTGGTATTCCTGGGCAGTTAAGAGTTAAACCTGGTACTGATAATACTCAAGCTACTCAGGGTGCAAATATTAATCAGGTTATGCAGGATACAAGTGTAGGTGCAAACGCAGGTCAATATAATCAGGATGATATTACTGATATTATCGAGAGAGATTTGCCTACTGAAATTTCCGATTTTGTGCCGGAAGAAGATTTGCCTGAAATCAGCGACAAGCCGGTTATTCGTGGGATTAAAGATATTAATAACGGTGATGCGGTTTACGATGGTAAAGGCAATAAGTTTACCGTTATAGATAATACTGATCCTTCTATACTCAAAATCCAGAATGAGCGTGGAACTATCGGCAGTATTGGCAGGAAGAAGGTTTTATTAGAACCTCCGGCGGGACAGATTAAACAAGAAGTTAAGCCCGATCAGAATACAGTAATAACTTCGGAAGAAACTCCGAAAACCAATTCAGAAATCGGAGCAAAACAAAATAATACTGCAAAAGTAGAGCAATATGGACAATCTGGACAATCAACTAATCAAACAGCCAATGACATAACTAATTCCTTCGGTGAATTA
Proteins encoded in this region:
- a CDS encoding helix-turn-helix domain-containing protein, giving the protein MQGERRKATFTIPETAKLLGISRAHAYELVKIGKIPAIRLGAKRLIIPVEAIERLLSAY
- a CDS encoding DNA primase family protein, which gives rise to MNNGKYELILSRLENVQVSGNGYTARCPVESHNDTKNSLSIRTGNDNRILLKCHAGCSIEDIVRALGLTMRDLFPFPNHQNNDRNNASGITLKELATDKYMPINFLTSLGVYQSGRVVKIPYRLEDGSPAPRQRLRTALKAKDGSRWAKGEGSPVPYGLWKLREARDAGQIVLCEGESDAWTLWYHGFPAMGLPGADMTKKLKIAHFQDISRVYVIREPDQGGDTFVNGMTKQFSGWRSWRGELFEVRLSESTGAKDPNDLHKQDPDNFKNVFMEVLSAAKPLEIVNQNLKSEAKHMFANGNNLTDLGNTRRLVTQHGQTIRYCHIWKKWLIWNGKFWEIDNTGAVVRLAKNTVMSIYAEASKESDEGLRKALVDHARKSEAASRIKAMITLAESEEGIPISPDQLDNNRWLLNCLNGTVDLKTGKLLPHRRDDYITKIAPVEYRPDVECPIWHTFLNEIMEDNQNLVSFLQRAAGMCLTGDVSEHVLFVLHGNGRNGKSTLLNIMLDIMNDYSIQAPPDLLMAKHNERHPTELADLFGKRLVVSIESDEGRRMAESLIKQLTGGDKIKARRMREDFWEFWPSHKLWLATNHKPQVRGTDTAIWSRLKLIPFNVSFAGRENKQLPAKLLTEKPGIFKWLVEGCLAWQREGLGVPDEVQAATEIYRTEQDTLGNFLTEHCITNPLVRVPASDIYRAYKAWCENNNEYVLSQKIFGTRLSERGFNKSRGTKTGGYVWYGIGLLNDLNDTERFSYITASRENKSEFIRKIEFNRSVPSVDKENNVNSKNFAWEGDLHKLPI
- a CDS encoding IS630 family transposase, translated to MRKLHLNNPQNLTIEDLNKIKRETPYKLRCRVQAVILVMKGRQAKQIAEYLDISEQTIRKYVAYFNEGGVEKLLHVSKKPGRPPRLTNEQKEEVKEVLKQSPSEVGFSTHTTWNCKTLAAYIHDTYGVKYTSDGVWRMLLKMDFRYNRPTYVLAKADPEKQKAFQDELEELKKSH
- a CDS encoding helix-turn-helix domain-containing protein, whose product is MKKEAYSIPETAKILGIGRSLAYQLAREGKLKTVKLGKRLIVPAKVIEQMLSACG